The DNA sequence GAGGATATTATCAGCAGCATAAAGATCACCCTGATCTGTGTGGATAAGCAGATTGTTATTCCCGCCTCCAAACGGCTCAACGCCTTTGTGAATCCAAACGGATTGCACATCGACCCGTAGCACTCTCGGTAATCTACCGATAACTTCCCCATATTTCTGTGCCTCCGCCAAAGCAGAAGCCACGCTACCGAATTCGGGATTGACCTGAATTTCGGCGGATAGTCCATCGTTAAAGCTCGCATTGAACAGATAAGCATTCAAAGTGATCCAGTCATTGATACGTCTGTCGAACATCGTTCGAGAACCCTGCCCGGTACTTGACACGCTAAGAAAAGAGGTGGTGTCTGATGACGTAATGATGTCCGGGACGAGGAAGATAGTTCCCAAAAATGGTGGATTTTGTGCCAGAGAATTTTTGGGTACTATTACAAGTACTAATAAAATGATAGTCGCTTTTGTTGATAGCATCAATCGTCTGAACATATACTCAATTCCTTAAGTATTAATATGATCTTCAATCTACTGATTATATATGTAATATCAATATTTTATTAAACTGATTTATAGTGTGCTTACGTAAACCTTTAAGTATCAGAGAGATAGGCATTTTACTTGCTTTCTCGAAAACAATGAGTTATTCTTGAATACGTATCAATTCAAATAACCGGGAGTGAAACTATGATACATAACCACCCAATCCTTTATTTACTCGTAATAATGGTTGCCGTGCCGTTTTTATTTAGTTGTACGACAGCGCCTCCTCCGGATACTTCTGTTGCGGACGGTCAAGCTATCAGAGCTGCCAGCAAGCAATGGGAGGAAAACTTCGACTCTGGCGATCTTACCGCTTTTGCCACACACTACACAGAAGAGGCAAAAGTTCTTCCGCCAAACAATCAAATGGTTACCGGTAGAGAGAGCATACAAGAATTTTTCCAAGCTTTCTACGACGCAGGCGGACGTGATTTACATCTCACAGTTATAGACCTTCATGTTAGTGGTGATATGGCGCACGTGGTCGGTAAGTATACGCTCACCATACAGCCCGAAGAGGGTGAGGCTATCAGCGATAACGGTAAGTACGTAGAGATATGGAAACGTGAAAACGGCAGTTGGAAGATGATTACTGCCACCTGGAACAGCAGCGTACCGCTTCCTGCCGCTGACGGGGAAGAAGCAGAAGAAGAATAACTGCTGAAAAGAGCAGAGGCTGTTATCACCCCTATATATACTGCGAATTCAGTTCCAGAGTTGACGGTCAAGCATCTTGTATTGGATTGCTTCGTTAGGGTTAGCTTATTTGCTTGCATTCCCAAGAACAATGAGTTATTCTTTATTACGTATTAAATCAATCCAAAACTACCGGGAGTGAAACTATGATACATAACCACCGAATTCTATCTTTATTTGCACTAATGCTTGCCATTCCAATTCTGGTAAGTTGTACCACAGCACCACCTCCAGATACTTCTGCTGAGGACACTCAAGCTATAAATGCTGTCATAAAGCAATTTGCCGATGCTTTCAACCGGGGTGATGCAGCTGCTGTTGCCGCACTTCACACAGAAGAAGCAAAACGTCTTCCGCCAAACAGTCCACTGATTGTCGGTAGGGAGGGTATACAAGCTTGGATGCAAGCCAGCCACGACGCAGGCTTAGGAGATTTACAACTTACAGTGATAGACCTTCATGTGCATGGTGATATGGCACACGTGGTCGGCAAGTACACGCTCACCATACAGCCCGAGGAGGGTGAGGCTATCAGCGATAATGGCAAATTCGTGGACTTATGGAAGCGTGAAAACGGTACCTGGAAGATAGATGTGAACATCTTTAACAGCAGCGTACCGCTTCCTACCGCTGGCGGGGAAGAAGCAGAAGAAGAATAACCGCGGAGAAAAATAGGTGTCGTTTTAAGTTTTAATTAGTTAAGACTTAGAGTCTCCGGAGAATCAATTCCAGAGCTGCCGGTCGAGCGTCCTATATTGGATTGCTTCGCTGATGAATTGCGGTTAGAAGTCGCAGCCTATACCTCAATAAGTTCACTTATGGTTACAGGCTCCGGAATAGGACTTCCATCTTCACGAAGGGTTTCCAGATGGAACTCAATTGCTTCTCGAATTAATATTTTTACTTCCGTTTGAGTATCTGCAACAGCAACACAACCCGGAAGGTCTGGAACATATGCACCATAATTATTCTCTGCTTTTTCAATTATAACGACATATCGCATTTATTTTCCCTAATTTATTTCTTTAATCCTGATTGCTTTAATATACTATTAAGAGTTCCCGGAGGCAATTCTAAACTTAGTTTTCCAGCGACGGTTACTATTCCTGTTTTGTTAAGATGCTTATACTGTCTATGGCTGCCTTTTGTTCTATGAAGATACCAGCCATCATTTTCCAGCATTTTGATAATTTTTCTGACTTTCATTGCTATGCAGAAAGTACTGCAAATACATTGTTTTCACACTGATCCAACTTCAATTCCAGAGCTGTCGGTCGAGTGTCCTATATTGGATTGCTTCGCTGATGAATTGCGGTTTGATTTCTCTTGAGCCTTCCAAATCCGCGATTGTCCTTCCCACCTTGAGGATTCGGTCATAAGCGCGGGCGGAGAGTCCTAATTTATTGATTGCTGTTCGGAGCAGTTCATCGCCCTGTTCATCCACTTTGCAATATTTTCTGATTTGTTTTGATTCCATCTGAGCGTTGGTGTGTAGCCCTTTCGAGTCTCGGAACCGTTCCGTCTGAATGTCTCTCGCTGCCTCTATCCGTTGGCGAATTGCGTCAGAAGACTCTCCTTTTTCATCGCTTGAGAGTTCGGAATATTTTACCGCAGGTACATCTATATGAATATCTATCCTGTCCAATAACGGTCCCGATATCCGTTTCATATAATTGTGTATCTCTTTCTGAGTGCAGCTGCAGTCGTTATGAGGGTCGGTGGCGTATCCACAGGGACACGGATTCATAGCCGAAGCCAGCAGAATGTTTGAGGGATAAGTCAGCGATATAGCAGCTCGCGAGATAGTGACTGTACCGTCCTCAAGCGGCTGACGAAGTACTTCAAGGACACTTTTCCCGAATTCCGGGAGTTCATCGAGAAAGAGAACGCCGTTGTGCGACAGGCTGACTTCACCCGGTCTCGGAATTCCGCCTCCTCCCACAAGCCCCGCTTCGCTGATAGTGTGATGCGGAGATCGGAACGGTCGGGTGGCGATTAACCCTCTTTTAGGCGGAAGAAGCCCCGATACGGAATGAATCATTGTAGTTTCGATAGCCTCTTCGAGCCGCAGGTCGGGCAGAATGCTGGGAAGACGTTTTGCGAGCATAGTTTTCCCACTTCCGGGAGGCCCTATCATAATGATATTATGGCCGCCGGCTGCTGCTACTTCAAGCGCTCGTTTAACGTGTGCCTGACCCTTAACTTCGGAAAAATCCATCTCATAACGACGGGCAATTTTCATCAGGGAATCAATATCAACCGTAAACGGAGTGATTGTTTTTTCTTCATTCAGGAAATCAACAGCTTCCTCTAATGTTTTCACAGGATATATAGAAATACCGGAAGCAACAGCCGCTTCTTCGGCATTCTGCTCCGGCAGAATTATCCCCTTTAATTTCTTCTTTCCAGCCATTACGGAAATATTAAGAGCGCCGCGGATGGCGCGGAGTTCTCCTCCAAGGCTCAGTTCGCCGAGAATCAGATAATTGTCCAATTTCTCCACCGGCAGCAGACCGTTAGCGGCGATAATCCCCACTGCTATCGGAAGGTCAAATGCGGAGCCTTCTTTCCGGACATCAGCGGGAGCGAGATTTATCGTTATCTTTTTCTGCGGGAATTTATAACCCGAATTTTTGATTGCCGCAGTGACGCGCTCTTTACTTTCCTTTACCGCCGCATCGGGAAGCCCTACCGTGATAAACATAGGAAGCTGAGAATCGAGATGCGTCTCTACTTCCACTATGTATGCTTCCACGCCGAGAACAGCTGCGCTCAACACTTTGGAAATCATACGTTTTCTCGTTCCATCACTCATAACGCTCTGACTCCGAAAAACGCTGCAGTAGCAAACAGAACAAACTGTCCTAATTTGAAATACCACTGCCGGTTTTCTTTTTTCTCGAATTTTTTCACATAGACCGCAATTCGCTCATCGGTTGTGGGCGTAATTCGCAGAGTATCCGCCGTGCTGTTATATGTTATAAAATATATTTCGTTCACAGTGATACCCTTATATTGGGGAAGATAAAAATGAAGTTTCATCTGATGTCCGGGATAAATTTCGTTTTGGAGATATTCGTAGTCGAACAGCGCTGCTTTGATCCGATTGCCATATCGGTCTATGAACAGGTTATCCGACTTGGGGTCAAAAACGATAAACCTGTCATCTCTGAAATTCATCAGCTGGATATCAGCCACTCTGAGATCAATGACTTTACCTACGGCATAAATATCCTGTTTTTCGGCATAAAGATAAACCTTGAAACCGTAATCGGTTGTATCAACTATGCCCTGAGCGTTAGCTATATTGAATGTGAAGAATGTGAATAAGTATATCTTAAATATAATTCTCACTGAAATTGGTAAGAAATTAGTAATTCTCAATCTCTTGGATAAGCCGCTCCACCGCCTGATCTTCCGGGATTTTTCCTACAGGCTCGCCGTCTATATACATCAATGCCTCGTGTTTACCGCAAGCAATTCCGATATTAGCTTCCCGTGATTCACCCGGCCCGTTCACAGCACAACCCATTATTGCTACTTTCAACGGGGTTTTAATATGTTCGGTTCGTTCTTCAACTTCCTTGGCAATTTTGAACAGGTCAACCTCTAATCTTCCACAGGTCGGACACGCAATAACAGTCACACCTGCGCTGGCAAGCCCG is a window from the Candidatus Neomarinimicrobiota bacterium genome containing:
- a CDS encoding SgcJ/EcaC family oxidoreductase — translated: MIHNHPILYLLVIMVAVPFLFSCTTAPPPDTSVADGQAIRAASKQWEENFDSGDLTAFATHYTEEAKVLPPNNQMVTGRESIQEFFQAFYDAGGRDLHLTVIDLHVSGDMAHVVGKYTLTIQPEEGEAISDNGKYVEIWKRENGSWKMITATWNSSVPLPAADGEEAEEE
- a CDS encoding nuclear transport factor 2 family protein, whose protein sequence is MIHNHRILSLFALMLAIPILVSCTTAPPPDTSAEDTQAINAVIKQFADAFNRGDAAAVAALHTEEAKRLPPNSPLIVGREGIQAWMQASHDAGLGDLQLTVIDLHVHGDMAHVVGKYTLTIQPEEGEAISDNGKFVDLWKRENGTWKIDVNIFNSSVPLPTAGGEEAEEE
- a CDS encoding type II toxin-antitoxin system HicB family antitoxin encodes the protein MRYVVIIEKAENNYGAYVPDLPGCVAVADTQTEVKILIREAIEFHLETLREDGSPIPEPVTISELIEV
- a CDS encoding type II toxin-antitoxin system HicA family toxin, whose amino-acid sequence is MKVRKIIKMLENDGWYLHRTKGSHRQYKHLNKTGIVTVAGKLSLELPPGTLNSILKQSGLKK
- a CDS encoding YifB family Mg chelatase-like AAA ATPase, coding for MISKVLSAAVLGVEAYIVEVETHLDSQLPMFITVGLPDAAVKESKERVTAAIKNSGYKFPQKKITINLAPADVRKEGSAFDLPIAVGIIAANGLLPVEKLDNYLILGELSLGGELRAIRGALNISVMAGKKKLKGIILPEQNAEEAAVASGISIYPVKTLEEAVDFLNEEKTITPFTVDIDSLMKIARRYEMDFSEVKGQAHVKRALEVAAAGGHNIIMIGPPGSGKTMLAKRLPSILPDLRLEEAIETTMIHSVSGLLPPKRGLIATRPFRSPHHTISEAGLVGGGGIPRPGEVSLSHNGVLFLDELPEFGKSVLEVLRQPLEDGTVTISRAAISLTYPSNILLASAMNPCPCGYATDPHNDCSCTQKEIHNYMKRISGPLLDRIDIHIDVPAVKYSELSSDEKGESSDAIRQRIEAARDIQTERFRDSKGLHTNAQMESKQIRKYCKVDEQGDELLRTAINKLGLSARAYDRILKVGRTIADLEGSREIKPQFISEAIQYRTLDRQLWN